A genomic region of Runella rosea contains the following coding sequences:
- a CDS encoding sulfatase family protein — translation MIKLNKLVYAFGVLVLFSKIALGQAVRPNVIIIYADDLGYGDVSCYGAKKVATPNIDKLAKAGIRFTNAHTTSATCTPSRYSMLTGEYAWRKPGTGVATGDASALILPGRSTLPLVFQKAGYKTGVVGKWHLGLGPQGGPDWNGEIKPSPLDIGFDESFIMAATGDRVPCVYVENRRVVNLDPADPIKVSFKEPIGNEPTGRANPELLKMKHSHGHDFTIINGIGRIGYMTGGKSARWKDEDMADIFTEKAVSFIEKHQAEPFFLYFSTQDIHVPRVPHERFTGKSGMGPRGDVILQLDWTVGEVMKTLDKLKLTHNTLVIFSSDNGPVVDDGYHDQAVELLNGHTPAGALRGGKYSAFDAGTRVPFIVRWPGQVKAGVSNALVSQVDLLASFAALTGQKFDATTAPDTKDYLSAFLGKDKKGRDYLIEHAGTFSIIKGDWKYIEPSKGQKMSVQTNTELGNDPQPQLYNLAKDIGEKNNLAEANPEKLKELQVELQEVKEKKR, via the coding sequence ATGATTAAATTAAACAAACTCGTTTACGCTTTCGGCGTGCTTGTGCTATTTTCTAAAATTGCGTTGGGCCAAGCGGTACGGCCCAATGTCATCATTATCTACGCCGACGATTTGGGTTACGGTGATGTAAGTTGCTACGGAGCCAAAAAAGTAGCTACGCCCAACATTGATAAACTAGCCAAAGCAGGCATACGCTTTACCAATGCCCACACGACTTCAGCTACCTGCACGCCGTCGCGTTACTCAATGCTGACTGGTGAATACGCTTGGCGCAAGCCGGGCACGGGCGTAGCCACGGGCGACGCCTCCGCGCTGATTCTGCCTGGACGCAGTACGTTGCCGCTGGTTTTTCAGAAGGCAGGCTACAAAACGGGCGTGGTAGGTAAGTGGCATTTGGGCCTCGGGCCGCAGGGTGGGCCCGATTGGAATGGCGAAATCAAACCGAGCCCGTTGGATATTGGTTTTGATGAGTCGTTTATTATGGCTGCTACTGGCGACCGCGTGCCGTGTGTCTACGTTGAAAACCGTCGGGTGGTAAATCTTGACCCTGCCGACCCAATCAAGGTAAGTTTTAAGGAACCCATCGGCAATGAACCCACGGGGCGCGCCAATCCTGAATTGTTGAAAATGAAACATTCGCACGGGCATGATTTTACGATTATCAACGGCATCGGTCGCATTGGCTACATGACGGGTGGGAAATCAGCGCGGTGGAAGGATGAAGACATGGCCGATATTTTTACCGAAAAAGCCGTTTCGTTCATCGAAAAACACCAAGCCGAGCCTTTCTTTTTGTATTTCTCTACCCAAGATATTCACGTACCGCGCGTACCCCATGAGCGTTTCACGGGCAAAAGCGGTATGGGACCGCGCGGCGACGTTATTTTGCAATTGGACTGGACGGTGGGCGAAGTGATGAAAACGTTGGACAAACTGAAGCTGACCCATAACACCCTCGTCATTTTCTCCAGCGATAATGGCCCCGTGGTAGATGATGGCTACCACGACCAAGCCGTTGAGTTGCTCAATGGACATACGCCCGCGGGGGCATTGCGCGGTGGCAAATACAGCGCTTTTGATGCGGGTACGCGCGTGCCGTTCATTGTGCGTTGGCCGGGACAAGTAAAAGCGGGAGTTTCCAATGCGTTGGTGAGCCAAGTAGACTTATTGGCTTCTTTTGCGGCATTGACGGGGCAAAAATTTGACGCAACCACAGCCCCCGACACCAAAGATTACTTGTCGGCTTTTTTGGGTAAAGACAAAAAGGGGCGTGATTATTTGATAGAACATGCGGGTACTTTTTCCATTATCAAAGGCGACTGGAAATACATTGAGCCGAGCAAAGGCCAAAAAATGAGCGTTCAGACCAATACTGAGCTTGGCAATGACCCGCAGCCGCAGCTATATAATCTGGCCAAAGACATTGGGGAGAAAAATAATCTGGCTGAGGCTAATCCTGAGAAATTGAAGGAGTTACAGGTGGAATTGCAGGAAGTGAAGGAGAAGAAGAGATAA